A section of the Mastomys coucha isolate ucsf_1 unplaced genomic scaffold, UCSF_Mcou_1 pScaffold15, whole genome shotgun sequence genome encodes:
- the Cstf3 gene encoding cleavage stimulation factor subunit 3 isoform X2: MSGDAAAEQAAEYVPEKVKKAEKKLEENPYDLDAWSILIREAQNQPIDKARKTYERLVAQFPSSGRFWKLYIEAEVNILFIFSYIASDGNYSLHYSDRKEVRSIV; encoded by the exons ATGTCAGGAGACGCAGCCGCGGAGCAG GCAGCTGAATATGTCCCAGAGAAGGTGAAGAAAGCGGAaaagaaattagaagaaaatCCATATGACCTTGATGCTTGGAGCATTCTCATTCGAGAGGCACAG AATCAACCTATAGACAAAGCACGGAAGACTTACGAACGCCTTGTTGCCCAGTTCCCCAGTTCTGGCAGATTCTGGAAACTGTACATTGAAGCAgaggttaatattttatttattttttcttatatagcATCTGATGGCAATTACAGCTTACACTATAGTGATAGAAAAGAAGTTAGGAGCATAGTATAA